One genomic segment of Caldisericota bacterium includes these proteins:
- the aspS gene encoding aspartate--tRNA ligase has protein sequence MLKRTINCADITEKEIGSSVTINGWIQKKRNLGGLLFLDIRDRSGIVQIVLNPDTVIKTLFKKFQTLKTESVIGIKGIVKKRETENPNLKTGKIEIEIETAEIFSEAEDLPFNPFAGQDVDEIVRLRYRYLDLRKPEVRKTFELRAKIVQSIRNYLIQKDFIDVETPILTKSTPEGARDFIVPSRLNKGKFYALPQSPQLFKQILMVGGFEKYFQIARCFRDEDLRQDRQPEFTQIDIEMSFVNQEDIMLLTEGMYKKMFKDVLDTDIVTPFPRIKYAEAMLRYGSDKPDTRFGMEIKDLTNFFKESKFNLIKNSIEKGQKILALFVPSCAKLSRKEIDILKEEIKEQGVAGFLEFKINDGISSSYAKYLDETEKEILLKNGKNNDIALLFIVNKKNGFEIIGKIRLFLARKFDLIPKEKWNFIWITDFPFFSFNKEENRYETEHHPFTMPNPEELDKIDEDKDNLHALAYDLALNGNEMGSGSIRIHNPILQKRVFNAIGLTEQEAENKFGFLLKALKLGAPPHGGIAFGLDRLVWIMSNAKSLRDVIAFPKTTAGISPLTDAPNKVKKEQLDDLGIQIKKR, from the coding sequence ATGCTTAAAAGAACAATAAACTGCGCAGATATAACAGAAAAAGAAATAGGAAGCAGTGTAACCATTAATGGCTGGATACAAAAAAAAAGAAACCTTGGTGGACTTCTTTTTTTAGATATTAGAGACAGGTCCGGAATTGTTCAAATCGTTCTAAACCCCGATACAGTAATCAAAACACTATTCAAAAAATTCCAAACACTGAAAACAGAATCAGTAATAGGAATTAAGGGTATAGTTAAAAAACGTGAAACAGAAAATCCAAATCTAAAAACAGGAAAAATAGAAATCGAGATAGAAACTGCAGAAATTTTTTCGGAAGCAGAAGACCTTCCTTTTAATCCGTTTGCCGGACAGGATGTTGACGAAATAGTAAGATTAAGATACAGATATCTTGATTTGAGAAAACCTGAAGTAAGAAAAACCTTTGAATTAAGAGCAAAAATAGTTCAAAGCATCAGAAATTATCTAATTCAAAAAGATTTCATAGATGTTGAGACACCAATTCTCACAAAAAGCACACCAGAAGGAGCAAGAGATTTTATCGTACCATCCAGATTGAACAAAGGAAAATTCTATGCACTTCCACAATCTCCTCAGCTCTTCAAGCAAATCCTTATGGTAGGAGGTTTTGAAAAATATTTTCAGATTGCACGATGTTTTAGAGACGAAGATTTAAGACAGGATAGACAGCCGGAATTCACACAAATTGATATTGAAATGTCGTTCGTAAACCAGGAGGACATAATGCTCCTTACCGAAGGTATGTATAAAAAAATGTTTAAAGATGTATTGGATACAGACATTGTCACTCCGTTTCCGCGGATAAAATATGCCGAAGCAATGCTCCGTTACGGTTCTGACAAACCAGATACACGTTTCGGAATGGAGATAAAAGATCTAACAAATTTCTTCAAAGAAAGCAAGTTTAATTTAATTAAAAACAGTATAGAAAAAGGACAAAAAATTCTTGCATTGTTTGTCCCCAGCTGTGCAAAACTTTCAAGAAAAGAAATTGATATCCTAAAAGAAGAAATAAAAGAACAAGGAGTAGCCGGATTCCTGGAGTTTAAAATAAATGACGGAATATCTTCCTCCTATGCAAAATATCTTGACGAAACGGAAAAAGAAATACTTCTTAAAAATGGTAAAAATAATGATATTGCGCTACTCTTTATTGTAAATAAAAAAAATGGATTTGAAATAATAGGAAAAATCAGACTTTTCCTCGCAAGAAAATTTGATCTCATTCCAAAAGAAAAATGGAACTTTATATGGATCACAGATTTTCCATTTTTTTCATTTAACAAAGAAGAAAATCGATATGAAACAGAACATCATCCCTTTACTATGCCAAATCCTGAAGAGTTAGACAAAATAGATGAAGACAAAGACAATCTTCATGCCCTTGCTTACGATTTGGCTTTAAATGGTAATGAAATGGGAAGTGGGAGTATCAGAATTCACAACCCAATTCTTCAAAAACGCGTCTTTAATGCAATAGGGTTGACAGAACAAGAAGCAGAAAATAAATTTGGCTTTCTTCTCAAAGCACTGAAACTGGGAGCCCCTCCACATGGGGGTATTGCTTTTGGCCTTGACAGACTTGTATGGATTATGAGTAATGCAAAAAGTTTAAGAGATGTAATTGCTTTTCCTAAAACAACAGCAGGAATATCTCCTCTGACAGATGCACCCAATAAAGTCAAAAAAGAGCAATTAGATGATCTTGGTATTCAGATTAAAAAAAGATAG
- the queA gene encoding tRNA preQ1(34) S-adenosylmethionine ribosyltransferase-isomerase QueA encodes MKIEDFNYNLPGNLIAQHPIYPRDYAKLMVLNRKDKSICHRRFYDIIQYFHKGDILVLNDTRVIRARVKGLKEGTKGKREVFLLNYLGNYRWEALVSPAKRTHKGDRILVDKDNGIYVEIEERGLTGENVVRFEAQELSMEEILKIAGNIPLPPYIKGKIANEEEYQTVFSERDGAVAAPTAGLHFTENLLEKVKEKGVKVVYITLHVGLGTFRPVKEEIEKHKMHSEEFFISEETAQIINESKSTGGMVFACGTTTVRSLETAATFKGVLKPMKGKTRLFIKHGYPFKVVDAIITNFHFPRTTLLMLVAAFAGMDFILDAYNVAVKECYRFYSFGDAMLII; translated from the coding sequence ATGAAGATAGAAGATTTTAATTATAATTTGCCAGGGAATCTTATTGCACAGCACCCTATATATCCAAGAGATTATGCAAAACTTATGGTACTAAATAGGAAGGACAAAAGTATTTGTCACCGTCGATTTTATGACATTATTCAATATTTTCACAAAGGGGACATACTTGTACTTAACGATACAAGGGTGATACGGGCGCGAGTGAAAGGATTAAAGGAAGGAACAAAAGGAAAGAGAGAAGTTTTTCTTTTAAATTATTTAGGTAATTATCGATGGGAAGCTCTTGTCAGTCCTGCTAAGCGAACGCATAAAGGCGATAGAATCCTTGTAGATAAAGATAATGGGATATACGTTGAGATAGAAGAGAGAGGACTAACCGGAGAAAATGTTGTGCGGTTTGAAGCTCAAGAGTTGTCAATGGAGGAGATTTTGAAAATTGCAGGCAATATACCTCTTCCCCCGTATATAAAAGGAAAAATTGCAAATGAAGAGGAATACCAAACTGTTTTTTCAGAAAGAGATGGGGCAGTTGCAGCTCCTACTGCGGGGTTGCATTTTACAGAAAATCTTTTAGAGAAGGTAAAAGAAAAAGGTGTAAAAGTAGTATACATCACTCTGCATGTAGGCCTGGGTACATTCAGGCCTGTGAAAGAGGAAATTGAAAAACATAAAATGCACAGTGAAGAATTTTTCATTTCTGAAGAAACAGCACAAATTATTAATGAATCAAAGTCGACAGGAGGAATGGTGTTTGCATGCGGGACAACAACAGTAAGATCGTTAGAAACAGCTGCTACTTTTAAAGGAGTTTTAAAACCAATGAAGGGCAAGACGCGGTTGTTTATAAAACATGGATATCCTTTTAAAGTTGTCGATGCAATTATAACGAATTTTCATTTTCCCCGCACAACGCTTCTTATGCTTGTTGCTGCATTTGCTGGGATGGATTTTATTCTTGATGCATACAATGTTGCCGTAAAAGAATGTTATAGATTTTATAGTTTTGGTGACGCAATGCTTATTATATAG
- the tgt gene encoding tRNA guanosine(34) transglycosylase Tgt, translating into MEDIKFKIVKKSSETRARITDFETAHSIIETPVFMPVGTQATVKTLTSDEIDEMGFKIILGNTYHLYLQPSADVIKKAGGLHKFMNWKHAILTDSGGFQVLSLKEIRKIEKDGVMFRSFIDGSKHYFTPEKVIDIEEKIGADIIIPLDICGTYPSNRALADRELDITLDWSERSLKAKTRDDQVMFGVIQGSFYEDLRKKAVDGILLLGFPGVTLGGLSVGEEKELTKEMVDYTVSILPEDKPRYLMGVGDPISILEYVKLGVDMFDCVLPTRVARNRTLFTKNGPIKITKAIYREDFTPIEDDCDCYTCRTFTKAYLNHLFKAREFLAGRLATIHNLFFLQKLILNIRKSIEDDNFLEFYEGFKKRYQQASYK; encoded by the coding sequence ATGGAAGATATTAAGTTTAAAATTGTTAAAAAAAGCAGTGAAACAAGAGCGCGCATAACAGATTTTGAGACGGCGCATTCTATTATTGAGACTCCCGTCTTTATGCCAGTTGGAACGCAAGCAACTGTTAAAACTCTTACTTCAGATGAAATTGATGAGATGGGGTTTAAAATTATACTTGGTAATACATATCATCTTTACTTGCAGCCTAGCGCAGATGTAATAAAAAAGGCAGGTGGGTTGCATAAGTTTATGAATTGGAAACATGCAATTCTTACGGATAGTGGTGGATTTCAGGTATTATCGCTAAAAGAGATAAGAAAGATTGAAAAGGATGGTGTAATGTTTCGTTCATTTATTGATGGTTCAAAGCATTATTTCACTCCAGAGAAAGTTATAGATATTGAAGAAAAGATTGGAGCAGACATTATTATTCCTCTTGATATATGCGGAACATATCCCTCAAACCGGGCTCTGGCTGACAGGGAGCTTGATATTACGCTTGATTGGTCCGAGAGGAGCTTGAAAGCAAAAACCAGGGACGATCAAGTTATGTTTGGCGTTATCCAGGGGAGTTTTTATGAAGATTTGAGAAAAAAAGCAGTGGATGGTATTTTGTTGTTAGGTTTCCCTGGAGTAACGCTTGGGGGTTTAAGTGTAGGGGAAGAAAAAGAACTCACAAAAGAAATGGTTGATTATACTGTTTCGATTTTACCTGAGGATAAACCACGGTATCTTATGGGTGTGGGTGACCCAATTAGTATTCTTGAGTATGTGAAACTCGGAGTGGACATGTTCGATTGTGTTCTTCCTACACGTGTTGCTCGTAATCGCACTCTTTTTACAAAGAACGGTCCTATAAAAATAACAAAAGCAATTTATAGGGAAGATTTCACTCCAATAGAGGATGATTGTGATTGCTATACTTGCAGGACATTTACCAAAGCATACTTAAATCATCTATTTAAAGCAAGAGAATTTCTTGCAGGAAGACTAGCTACAATTCATAATCTTTTTTTTCTTCAAAAATTAATCCTGAATATAAGAAAGTCTATCGAGGATGATAATTTTCTTGAATTCTACGAGGGTTTTAAGAAAAGATATCAACAGGCGAGCTATAAATAA